The DNA region CCGTTGTGAATCCGATCTCGGCATTTTCTGCTCCGAATTTGTCCCAAATCTGTCTTTATAGCCTTGTAAAATCATAAAAAACAAACCCTGCCAATTCACTCTTAATCAATTGGTTCGGGGTTCGAGTCCCTGTGGGTGCACATGTAAAGCCCTGCTAAAACATTGTTTTACAGGGCTTTTTTGTTTGACTGATTTGTTCGGACGTTCATTACTAAATGCAGATTCTAGAGATAGATGTCGTGCATCCCCCTTGCTTATACGAATTAGAGTTTGGTCCTTGGCGCGTTCGCTTCGAAACGTGGCAATCCCAACCTGAAGCCCTTGTACAGAGTGCCGTTTAGTACACTCTGGTCCATCTTAAGCACGATTCAGAGCAGTTTTCATGTCATGATTTACTGCTCGCATGTTCAATTTTATTTCGGAACTGAAACCAAAACGCAAAATAATTGTTTACAATATTTTATGCGCTTGAGTTTGTTCATCACAAGTTGAACAGAGGCACGACGGTCAACTTGTCAAGATATGACTTTCATTTGCAGGTATTGGACACGCTTGACTTGGGGTTTGTTTCTTCGTATCCTTCAAAGTCCTATCTGCGGGTTCACCGCGAAACTCCATTTTATTCCAATAATTATGATTACATCTGAAACTCAAGCGGGCCGCACTTTGCTCGGTTTCCGTATGGGCTACTGGATGCTCTGCATCATCGAGATGTTTGAGCGGCTGGCCTATTTTACAGTTCGCAGTGTTGTGGCGGTCTATATCATGCAGGCGGATGATCCCGGTGGACTGCACTTTACGGCAGCTGATAAGGGCACTATCTTCGCATGGTGGTTCGTATTTCAATCGGTACTTCCGATGTTCACTGGAGGTTATGCCGACCGCTACGGATACAAGAAGACAATTTTCTTTTCCGTGACGATGAACATCATCGGTTTTGTGATGATGGCTTATCTCCGAACGTTCTGGGGATTCTTTGCGGGTGTGCTGGTGCTCGCCACGGGAACTGCATTTTTCAAACCGGGCTTGCAGGGCTCGCTGGCGCAGAATCTGGACAAGACTAATTCCTCGGTGGGCTGGGGTATCTTCTATTGGATTGTCAATGTCGGGGCTTTCATCGCTCATCCGCTGGCCGGAGTTCTTCAAGTCGGAATCGGCTGGAAAGCTGTATTCCTGGGCTCAGCAGCGTTCACGGCATGCAACTACATCATGCTGTTCACATTCAAGGACTTTGACTCGAAGGCGGACAAGACGGAAGGACCGATTCATGTATTCCTGCGGACAATTAAGAACATCTTCGAGCCGCGTCTACTGGCGTGGTTAGGAATCATGTCCTGCTTCTGGCTGATGATGTATCAGCTATGGGACCTCCATCCGAATTTCCTCACAGACTGGGTGGATAGTTCCGGTGTGGCGGGTATCTTGCCGGAGTTCATGTCGAGA from bacterium includes:
- a CDS encoding MFS transporter codes for the protein MITSETQAGRTLLGFRMGYWMLCIIEMFERLAYFTVRSVVAVYIMQADDPGGLHFTAADKGTIFAWWFVFQSVLPMFTGGYADRYGYKKTIFFSVTMNIIGFVMMAYLRTFWGFFAGVLVLATGTAFFKPGLQGSLAQNLDKTNSSVGWGIFYWIVNVGAFIAHPLAGVLQVGIGWKAVFLGSAAFTACNYIMLFTFKDFDSKADKTEGPIHVFLRTIKNIFEPRLLAWLGIMSCFWLMMYQLWDLHPNFLTDWVDSSGVAGILPEFMSRSTDRGTQVLQQNMLALNSLLIVICMIPVSWLVRKLRTLEAMVIGMLIATGGILVAGFTASGWVFLLGVVFFSAGEMLTGPKKNEYLGLIAPEGKKGLYLGYVNIPVGIGGFFGSKLAGYLYGNFGEKAVLAQKYILEHTPMGSGKSWNGDPESLSTLLGVERTDAFLKLQELTGKDAVQATQLLWDTYSPQYAVWIPFAIIGILAVIALIIFARMAKRWSDMNA